In Sulfurovum xiamenensis, the following proteins share a genomic window:
- the cysS gene encoding cysteine--tRNA ligase, whose product MHIYDSVQKTKLPFEPIRKGEASIYVCGPTVYDDAHLGHARSSLSFDLLSRTLKALGYKVTLGKNFTDIDDKIIKKVEETGKSMEALTSFYIDRYLEEMAALGIQRPDIEPKATESLHAIEAMIQTLIDKDIAYVISTGDVYFDTSKDPHYGEISHQVGEDEDNQSRVAHTSEKRNPKDFALWKACKGNEDICFDTPFSSGRPGWHIECSAMIEKHFSHDHGTQDYSIDIHAGGADLLFPHHENEAAQSRCATGHELAKYWMHNGFVQINGEKMSKSLGNSFFLKDALKVYDGEILRYYLNSVHYRNDFNFNEEDLLTAKKRLDKLYRLKKRVSPGKASAVNKTFKKALLDAMSDDLNISIALAVIDEMVAATNDALDNNPKDKALKKETLANIEFIDTLLGFGGKEPFSYFQIGVDAALKTQIETLLSERSEAKKEKNFERSDAIRDELTALGISIMDTPDGTLWEKA is encoded by the coding sequence ATGCACATCTATGACAGCGTACAAAAAACAAAACTTCCTTTTGAACCCATCCGTAAAGGGGAAGCAAGCATTTATGTTTGCGGGCCTACTGTCTATGATGATGCACATTTGGGCCATGCACGCAGCAGCCTCTCTTTTGACCTCCTTTCCCGTACGCTCAAAGCCCTTGGATACAAAGTCACACTGGGGAAGAACTTTACCGACATTGATGACAAGATCATCAAAAAAGTGGAAGAAACGGGTAAAAGCATGGAAGCGCTCACCTCATTTTACATCGACCGCTACCTTGAAGAGATGGCAGCACTTGGTATACAGCGTCCCGATATCGAGCCAAAGGCCACAGAATCCCTGCATGCGATAGAAGCCATGATACAGACACTGATCGATAAAGATATCGCCTATGTCATCTCCACAGGTGATGTCTACTTTGATACAAGTAAGGATCCACATTATGGAGAGATATCACACCAGGTAGGTGAAGATGAGGACAACCAGAGCCGCGTGGCGCACACTTCGGAAAAAAGAAATCCCAAGGACTTCGCACTCTGGAAAGCGTGTAAAGGAAATGAAGATATCTGTTTTGACACACCTTTCTCTTCAGGACGTCCGGGATGGCACATAGAGTGTTCTGCGATGATAGAAAAGCACTTTTCGCATGACCATGGCACACAGGATTACAGTATAGACATCCATGCAGGCGGTGCCGACCTGCTCTTCCCTCACCATGAAAACGAAGCAGCACAGAGCCGCTGTGCCACAGGACATGAACTGGCAAAGTACTGGATGCATAACGGTTTTGTTCAAATAAACGGTGAAAAGATGAGTAAATCTCTGGGAAACAGCTTCTTTCTCAAAGATGCTCTCAAGGTCTATGATGGAGAGATCCTTCGTTACTACCTCAACTCGGTACACTACAGGAATGATTTTAATTTTAACGAAGAAGATCTACTGACCGCTAAAAAAAGACTCGACAAGCTCTACAGACTGAAAAAACGTGTTAGTCCGGGGAAAGCTTCTGCAGTCAATAAAACTTTCAAAAAAGCACTGCTTGATGCGATGAGCGATGACCTCAACATCTCCATAGCCCTTGCGGTCATAGATGAAATGGTAGCTGCAACGAATGATGCCCTGGATAACAACCCAAAAGACAAAGCCCTTAAAAAAGAAACTCTAGCAAATATCGAATTCATTGATACACTGCTTGGTTTCGGAGGAAAAGAGCCTTTCTCTTATTTCCAAATTGGCGTGGATGCAGCCCTTAAAACACAGATAGAAACACTACTCTCTGAGCGCAGTGAAGCAAAAAAAGAGAAAAATTTTGAACGCTCAGATGCCATTCGAGATGAACTGACAGCACTTGGTATATCTATCATGGATACTCCTGATGGCACACTTTGGGAAAAAGCGTAA